The following proteins come from a genomic window of Phycisphaeraceae bacterium:
- a CDS encoding VWA domain-containing protein, which translates to MTGTAGSFAFLGLRFEQPLWLIGIVLAIIMVLAVAWRSGSVIEPWRWRLSSMLRLSIMVLLMAALSQPRVQWTARDHAVIVIIDDSASVPRSVASQAEEWLRRSAGVDAPPGLRVGVVSAGAAPVIRQLPAPGAEPLFSGVQADPSQTNLEEALRLALTIVPGDAATRLVLASDGNETAGEVERLAPIAAALGIPIDVLPLTYRLEREVVVESLDVPASATPGSEIRLRTLLRSATEAEGVLRIIVAGGSPEQISVPVSLRVGLNEVNTRAVVGDGGPVRARAVFEPARDEAGVSWDTRMENNEATAVTFVTPGRQRILLLTDSTDDARPLVRALQNSDMEVIEASGREAPETLAEWISFDAVVMVDQPIWSFLPQQTRDLASAVHDFGVGLLVVGGPRSFGAGGWQGSPVEGVLPVLLEPKVERQVLRGALVIVIDVSGSMSATVPGANASRIDVACDAAVAALNTLSRQDLVGVIAFAGSHSVVQPLMANSNPSRLATAIRTIRPGGGTNLFPALESAGSMLLQDRGSVRHILVVSDGETMGTVGEGIAIASTLARAGITVSAVGIAEGAGAETLRAISEAGGGNFHPVVGSEGRDAITSIFIQEANFLRRTLIAEVDPFEPAPTGLDPWITEIAPLPALEGYVVTADRGGLAEVTLRGPGGDPIAARWNHGVGRVLCFTSDASPRWASSWVRWPGFDLFWTRQVRWTAKPASRLARLDLATTPGSGLLSVDLGASLGAGEIVDGAVAIIVPQGHAAISLPLAQVSRGHFQGRVELPEAPLHLVAVRWRTGGTTHSAQAAFTARANREHRSFQDDSIPLLRVAEATGGRSLSLSQEPSPLFVPTGIAPVTRDRVIWPLLAMIAALLLVVDVAVRRLHFDGSMVDTASSMVTPTRTAAPLALRLAALQRRRAASNDPK; encoded by the coding sequence ATGACCGGCACCGCGGGCTCATTCGCCTTCCTTGGCTTGCGCTTCGAACAGCCGCTCTGGCTGATCGGCATCGTGCTGGCGATCATCATGGTGCTCGCCGTCGCATGGCGAAGCGGCTCAGTCATCGAGCCGTGGCGATGGCGCCTCTCATCGATGCTGCGCCTCTCGATCATGGTGCTGCTCATGGCGGCCCTCTCGCAACCGCGCGTGCAGTGGACCGCGCGCGATCACGCGGTGATCGTGATCATCGATGACTCGGCCAGTGTTCCTCGGTCCGTGGCCTCGCAAGCCGAAGAGTGGCTGCGACGGAGCGCCGGGGTCGACGCGCCGCCGGGTCTGCGCGTGGGTGTCGTCTCCGCCGGTGCCGCGCCGGTCATTCGACAGCTCCCAGCGCCAGGCGCCGAGCCACTCTTCAGCGGAGTTCAGGCGGATCCCAGCCAGACGAACCTCGAGGAGGCCCTCCGGCTTGCGCTCACGATCGTGCCCGGCGATGCCGCCACGCGCCTCGTGCTTGCGAGCGATGGCAACGAGACCGCGGGCGAAGTCGAGCGCCTCGCGCCGATCGCCGCGGCCCTCGGCATTCCGATCGATGTGCTTCCCCTCACCTACCGACTCGAACGCGAGGTTGTCGTCGAGTCATTGGATGTCCCGGCATCGGCGACGCCCGGCAGCGAGATTCGCCTGCGCACGCTGTTGCGCTCGGCCACCGAGGCCGAGGGCGTGCTGAGGATCATCGTTGCCGGCGGGTCTCCCGAGCAGATCTCCGTGCCAGTTTCGCTCCGCGTCGGTCTCAATGAAGTGAACACGCGCGCGGTCGTGGGTGATGGCGGTCCCGTCCGCGCTCGCGCGGTGTTCGAGCCCGCGCGCGATGAGGCGGGAGTGTCGTGGGACACGCGCATGGAGAACAACGAAGCGACGGCGGTCACCTTCGTGACCCCGGGCCGCCAGCGCATCCTTCTTCTCACCGACTCGACCGATGACGCCCGACCGTTGGTTCGCGCGCTCCAGAACTCGGACATGGAAGTCATCGAGGCGAGCGGGCGCGAGGCGCCGGAGACGCTCGCCGAGTGGATCTCCTTCGATGCCGTCGTCATGGTTGACCAACCCATCTGGTCGTTCTTGCCGCAGCAGACGCGAGACCTTGCCAGTGCGGTCCACGACTTCGGCGTGGGATTGCTCGTCGTGGGTGGGCCGCGAAGTTTCGGCGCAGGCGGCTGGCAGGGCTCTCCCGTGGAAGGCGTCCTCCCGGTGCTCCTTGAGCCGAAGGTGGAACGGCAGGTCCTGCGCGGCGCACTCGTCATCGTGATCGATGTCTCGGGGTCGATGAGCGCGACGGTTCCTGGCGCCAACGCGAGCCGTATCGATGTCGCCTGCGACGCCGCCGTTGCGGCGCTCAACACGCTCTCCCGGCAGGACCTTGTTGGAGTCATCGCGTTCGCGGGGAGTCACTCCGTTGTGCAGCCGCTGATGGCGAACTCCAATCCATCGCGCCTCGCAACGGCCATCAGGACTATTCGGCCGGGCGGTGGAACCAATCTCTTCCCCGCGCTTGAATCCGCGGGATCAATGCTCCTCCAGGATCGCGGGAGTGTGCGGCACATCCTTGTCGTCTCCGATGGAGAGACGATGGGGACCGTCGGCGAGGGGATCGCCATTGCCTCCACACTCGCGCGTGCGGGCATCACGGTGAGCGCCGTCGGCATTGCGGAAGGTGCTGGCGCGGAGACGCTTCGAGCCATCTCTGAAGCTGGTGGTGGCAACTTCCATCCGGTCGTCGGAAGTGAGGGCCGCGATGCGATCACCTCCATCTTCATCCAGGAGGCGAACTTCCTCCGTCGCACGCTGATTGCCGAAGTCGACCCCTTTGAACCCGCACCGACGGGCCTCGACCCGTGGATCACCGAGATCGCGCCGCTGCCGGCGCTCGAGGGCTATGTCGTCACGGCCGATCGCGGCGGACTCGCGGAGGTGACCTTGCGAGGTCCCGGCGGTGATCCCATCGCCGCTCGATGGAATCATGGCGTCGGTCGAGTCCTCTGCTTCACGAGCGATGCCTCGCCGCGCTGGGCCTCGTCATGGGTCCGCTGGCCCGGCTTCGATCTCTTCTGGACTCGTCAGGTTCGATGGACCGCGAAGCCCGCGTCAAGATTGGCCCGCCTTGATCTGGCGACCACTCCGGGGAGCGGGCTCCTTTCGGTTGATCTCGGTGCATCACTTGGTGCCGGAGAGATCGTGGATGGTGCCGTGGCGATCATCGTGCCGCAGGGGCATGCCGCGATCTCGCTTCCCCTCGCGCAGGTGTCGCGCGGGCACTTCCAGGGTCGCGTCGAGTTGCCGGAGGCGCCCCTCCATCTCGTGGCGGTGCGCTGGCGCACGGGCGGCACCACGCACTCAGCGCAAGCTGCCTTCACCGCGCGGGCGAATCGCGAGCATCGCTCGTTTCAGGATGACTCGATCCCCCTTCTCCGTGTGGCGGAGGCGACGGGAGGTCGATCGCTGAGCCTGTCGCAGGAGCCTTCGCCGCTCTTCGTCCCCACGGGAATCGCCCCAGTCACCCGCGATCGAGTCATCTGGCCGCTGCTGGCCATGATCGCCGCCCTGCTTCTGGTGGTC
- the carB gene encoding carbamoyl-phosphate synthase large subunit, with the protein MPRRDDIHTILIIGSGPIVIGQGCEFDYSGTQACKALREEGYRVVLINSNPATIMTDPGFSDRTYIEPITPEAVRKILAKEQALGTPIDALLPTLGGQTALNCACRLHDEGTLKEFGVELIGANRAAIQRAEDREEFRAIVERLGLKQPPSRTVTNLDDARAFLQEIGLPAIIRPAFTLGGTGGGIAYNLEEFEEIVRRGIAASMIGQVLIDKSVLGWKEYELEVVRDKRDNCIIVCGIENIDAMGVHTGDSITVAPIMTLTDKEYQRMRDAAFAIMRAVGVETGGSNVQFAINPKDGEMVVVEMNPRVSRSSALASKATGFPIAKIAAKLAVGYTLDELRNDITGNTSACFEPSIDYVVVKMPRWTFEKFPEADETLTTQMKSVGEAMSIGRTFKEALQKAIRSMEVKRFGFGLDRHDKWLEARRPSGDGAAATPEGEPIFPIPEAKLVRKLSVPSQGRLSYIRYALKMGWSIERIHELSGVDPWFLDQMAQLVEFEDELTRHAKLEDLPKETLFEAKALGYSDAQLANLYLGEITPDTILRVRAHRQALGIEPVYKLVDTCAAEFEAVTPYYYSTYERPFAPGAEVGSERSASSKGRGHAAPGTPAADDEVRRTDRPKVVILGGGPNRIGQGIEFDYCCCQAAFACRDMGFESVMINSNPETVSTDYDTSDLLFFEPLTLEDVLNVVERLNGGGPGKSDRPGRVVGCIVQFGGQTPLNLAHGLAKAGVPLLGTGLDSIDLAEDRDRFKALLHDVGFRQPEAGIARSLDEAVRIAGDIGYPVLVRPSYVLGGRGMETCFDEASLRRYMTSAVNVSELKDAPVLIDRFLSDAIEVDVDVVADFEPHEGTRSALVPQRSPKPRAVVCGVMEHIEEAGIHSGDSTCTTPPYSLPPAMVKRIREQAMELARKLRVRGLMNVQMAVKDESLYILEVNPRASRTAPFISKAKGVPFARLAAQAMMGATLDELGVKEVTGTGFFAVKESVFPFTKFPGVDVILGPEMRSTGEVMGADRSLPVAFAKAQAATGVFLPTSGNVFLSVRSEDKAQVVDVARSLLSMGFKVFATSGTHAELENFGVETTVIAKISEGTRPNVLDKVRSGEINLILNTPTRKGGNTDEGIIRASAVRSGIPIVTTIAGMRAAVQAISALRQGRWDVSAVQDYFPALARPRAAPAAAGRDPARV; encoded by the coding sequence ATGCCGCGACGCGACGACATCCACACCATCCTCATCATCGGATCAGGCCCGATCGTCATTGGTCAGGGCTGCGAGTTCGACTACTCCGGAACCCAGGCGTGCAAGGCACTGCGCGAAGAGGGCTACCGGGTCGTGCTCATCAACTCGAACCCGGCCACGATCATGACCGATCCCGGGTTCAGCGATCGAACTTACATTGAGCCGATCACCCCCGAGGCGGTTCGCAAGATCCTCGCCAAGGAGCAGGCGCTCGGCACGCCGATCGATGCGCTTCTGCCGACGCTCGGCGGCCAGACGGCGCTCAACTGCGCCTGCCGATTGCACGATGAAGGCACGCTGAAGGAGTTCGGCGTCGAGTTGATCGGTGCAAACCGCGCGGCCATCCAGCGCGCCGAGGATCGGGAGGAGTTCCGCGCCATCGTCGAACGGCTGGGGTTGAAGCAGCCGCCCTCGCGCACGGTCACGAACCTTGACGATGCCCGTGCCTTCCTCCAGGAGATCGGCCTTCCCGCCATCATCCGCCCCGCGTTCACGCTGGGCGGGACCGGCGGAGGCATTGCCTACAACCTCGAGGAGTTTGAGGAGATCGTCCGTCGCGGCATCGCCGCGAGCATGATCGGCCAGGTGCTGATCGACAAGAGCGTGCTCGGCTGGAAGGAGTACGAGCTCGAGGTCGTCCGCGACAAGCGCGACAACTGCATCATCGTCTGCGGGATCGAGAACATCGACGCCATGGGTGTGCACACGGGCGACTCGATCACCGTGGCGCCGATCATGACGCTCACGGACAAGGAGTACCAGCGCATGCGCGACGCGGCGTTCGCGATCATGCGCGCCGTCGGCGTCGAGACTGGTGGCTCCAATGTGCAGTTCGCCATCAACCCGAAGGATGGGGAGATGGTGGTGGTGGAGATGAACCCGCGCGTGAGCCGAAGCTCGGCACTGGCCTCGAAGGCCACCGGCTTCCCCATCGCCAAGATCGCCGCCAAGCTCGCCGTGGGCTACACGCTCGACGAGCTTCGCAACGACATCACCGGCAACACCAGCGCCTGCTTCGAGCCGTCGATCGACTATGTCGTGGTCAAGATGCCGCGCTGGACCTTCGAGAAGTTCCCGGAGGCTGACGAGACGCTGACAACGCAGATGAAGTCAGTCGGCGAGGCGATGAGCATCGGGCGCACCTTCAAGGAAGCGCTTCAGAAGGCCATCCGCAGCATGGAGGTGAAGCGCTTCGGCTTCGGACTCGATCGCCATGACAAGTGGCTCGAGGCGCGGCGCCCGAGCGGCGACGGCGCTGCGGCGACACCCGAGGGCGAACCGATCTTCCCGATTCCCGAGGCGAAGCTGGTGCGCAAACTCAGCGTGCCGAGTCAGGGTCGCCTCTCCTACATCCGCTACGCCCTCAAGATGGGGTGGTCGATCGAGCGAATTCACGAGCTTTCCGGCGTGGATCCGTGGTTCCTCGACCAGATGGCCCAACTCGTCGAGTTCGAGGATGAGCTGACGCGTCATGCGAAACTCGAGGACCTGCCGAAGGAGACGCTCTTCGAGGCGAAGGCGCTCGGCTACTCCGACGCCCAGCTTGCCAACCTCTACCTCGGCGAGATCACGCCGGACACCATCTTGAGGGTGCGCGCGCATCGCCAGGCGCTCGGCATCGAGCCGGTCTACAAGCTGGTCGACACCTGCGCCGCAGAGTTCGAAGCGGTCACGCCCTACTACTACAGCACCTACGAGCGTCCATTCGCTCCCGGCGCCGAGGTTGGAAGTGAACGCTCCGCCTCGTCCAAGGGCCGCGGGCACGCGGCGCCCGGCACCCCGGCTGCGGACGACGAAGTGCGCCGCACTGATCGTCCGAAGGTGGTCATTCTCGGCGGCGGACCCAACCGGATCGGTCAGGGCATCGAGTTCGACTACTGCTGCTGCCAGGCGGCCTTCGCCTGCCGCGACATGGGCTTCGAGAGCGTGATGATCAACTCGAATCCCGAGACCGTGTCGACCGACTACGACACGAGCGATCTGCTGTTCTTCGAGCCGCTGACGCTCGAAGATGTTCTCAATGTCGTCGAGCGGCTCAACGGCGGTGGGCCAGGCAAGAGCGACAGACCGGGCCGAGTCGTCGGTTGCATCGTGCAGTTCGGAGGGCAGACGCCGCTCAATCTGGCGCATGGATTGGCGAAGGCGGGCGTGCCGCTCCTTGGGACCGGCCTCGATTCGATCGACCTTGCGGAGGATCGCGATCGCTTCAAGGCCCTTCTCCACGATGTCGGCTTCCGCCAGCCCGAGGCGGGCATTGCACGATCGCTCGATGAGGCGGTCCGAATCGCGGGCGACATCGGCTACCCCGTGCTGGTGCGTCCGAGCTATGTCCTCGGCGGGCGCGGCATGGAGACCTGTTTCGACGAGGCCTCGCTGCGCCGCTACATGACGAGCGCCGTCAATGTGAGCGAACTCAAGGACGCCCCGGTGCTCATTGATCGCTTCCTCTCCGATGCGATCGAGGTCGATGTCGATGTCGTGGCCGACTTTGAGCCGCACGAGGGGACTCGAAGCGCGCTCGTGCCGCAGCGCTCGCCGAAGCCACGCGCCGTCGTCTGCGGCGTGATGGAGCACATCGAGGAGGCAGGCATTCACTCCGGCGACTCGACCTGCACCACGCCGCCCTACTCGCTGCCACCGGCCATGGTGAAGCGCATTCGCGAGCAGGCGATGGAACTCGCCCGCAAGCTGCGAGTCCGCGGCCTGATGAATGTGCAGATGGCCGTGAAGGACGAGTCGCTCTACATCCTCGAGGTGAATCCTCGCGCCAGTCGAACCGCGCCCTTCATCAGCAAGGCGAAGGGCGTGCCCTTTGCCCGATTGGCCGCGCAGGCGATGATGGGCGCGACACTCGACGAACTGGGCGTGAAGGAAGTCACCGGGACCGGCTTCTTCGCGGTGAAGGAGTCTGTCTTCCCCTTCACGAAGTTCCCCGGCGTCGATGTCATCCTCGGTCCCGAGATGCGCTCGACGGGCGAGGTGATGGGCGCCGACCGATCATTGCCCGTCGCCTTCGCGAAGGCGCAAGCCGCCACCGGCGTCTTCCTGCCAACCAGCGGCAATGTCTTCCTCTCGGTCCGCAGCGAGGACAAGGCCCAGGTCGTCGATGTCGCGCGCTCGCTGCTGAGCATGGGCTTCAAGGTCTTTGCGACCAGCGGCACCCACGCCGAACTCGAGAACTTCGGCGTCGAGACAACCGTCATCGCGAAGATCTCCGAAGGCACCCGCCCGAATGTGCTCGACAAGGTCCGCAGCGGAGAGATCAACCTCATCCTCAACACGCCCACTCGCAAGGGCGGGAACACCGACGAAGGCATCATCCGCGCCAGTGCCGTGCGCTCGGGAATTCCGATCGTGACCACCATCGCCGGAATGCGAGCGGCGGTGCAGGCGATCTCCGCGCTTCGGCAGGGGCGCTGGGATGTGAGCGCCGTGCAGGACTACTTCCCCGCGCTCGCTCGACCGCGCGCCGCGCCGGCCGCGGCTGGTCGCGATCCCGCGAGAGTGTGA
- the nuoH gene encoding NADH-quinone oxidoreductase subunit NuoH — protein MLQVIVSIIVIFVMLHVILVCCAYAILLERKLSAWMQDRVGPNRVGPKGLLQPIADGLKFIMKEDYNPRGVDVALFKMAPGFIMVPAIIAFVIIPWAGMLDLSTLPFGLAERLGVEGMTVKITGADVNVGLIYLLAAASLSVYGVALGGWASNSKYSFLGGLRASAQMISYEIPMGLALLCVVLVAGTVEPYGIIESQRGQGWNLLHQPVAAIIFYACMLAESNRAPFDMAEAESELVGGYHTEYSSMKFAVFFLGEYFHMVTGAAFFTLLFLGGFSINPLPFGPDLPLEGGLGLILIQWLVVMAKVFLLIAFAMALRWTLPRFRFDQLMRLAWEGMIPAALLILSMTALFVFMGWTGWTWLGSVACVAIVYLVWPYLPRQPNPNRRIALVGSRFSPLHDGEGPAQSSDPLAFVDSPVPPTRGA, from the coding sequence ATGCTCCAGGTGATCGTGAGCATCATCGTCATCTTCGTGATGCTCCATGTGATCCTGGTCTGCTGCGCCTACGCGATTCTGCTGGAGCGCAAGCTGAGTGCATGGATGCAGGACCGCGTGGGGCCGAACCGGGTGGGACCGAAGGGCCTCCTTCAGCCGATCGCCGATGGCCTCAAGTTCATCATGAAGGAGGACTACAACCCACGCGGGGTTGATGTCGCCCTCTTCAAGATGGCGCCGGGCTTCATCATGGTGCCGGCGATCATTGCCTTCGTGATCATTCCCTGGGCGGGAATGCTCGACCTCTCAACGCTTCCTTTCGGCTTGGCGGAGAGGCTCGGCGTCGAGGGCATGACCGTCAAGATCACCGGTGCCGATGTCAATGTCGGTCTGATCTATCTGCTCGCCGCCGCGAGCCTTTCGGTATACGGCGTCGCGCTGGGCGGCTGGGCGAGCAACAGCAAGTACAGCTTCCTCGGCGGGTTGCGGGCGAGCGCTCAGATGATCTCCTACGAGATCCCAATGGGGCTCGCGCTCCTCTGCGTGGTGCTCGTCGCGGGCACGGTCGAGCCGTACGGGATCATCGAGAGCCAGCGAGGGCAGGGGTGGAACCTGCTGCATCAGCCGGTCGCGGCCATCATCTTCTACGCGTGCATGCTGGCCGAGAGCAATCGCGCGCCCTTCGACATGGCCGAGGCGGAGAGCGAACTCGTCGGTGGCTACCACACCGAGTACTCGAGCATGAAGTTCGCGGTCTTTTTCCTGGGTGAGTACTTCCACATGGTCACCGGCGCGGCCTTCTTCACGCTGCTCTTCCTCGGTGGCTTCAGCATCAACCCGCTGCCGTTCGGGCCCGATCTCCCGCTCGAAGGCGGTCTCGGTCTCATCCTGATTCAGTGGCTGGTCGTCATGGCGAAGGTCTTCCTGCTGATTGCCTTCGCCATGGCGCTGCGATGGACGCTTCCGCGATTCCGCTTCGATCAGCTCATGCGACTGGCGTGGGAGGGGATGATCCCCGCCGCGCTTCTCATCCTCTCGATGACGGCGCTCTTCGTCTTCATGGGCTGGACGGGCTGGACCTGGCTCGGTTCGGTGGCGTGCGTGGCCATCGTCTACCTCGTGTGGCCCTACCTGCCTCGGCAGCCGAACCCCAATCGACGCATCGCGCTCGTCGGCAGTCGCTTCAGCCCGCTGCACGATGGGGAAGGCCCGGCTCAGTCATCCGATCCGCTGGCATTCGTCGACTCGCCGGTTCCGCCGACGCGCGGTGCCTGA
- a CDS encoding choice-of-anchor E domain-containing protein translates to MKKILALGSMLAISAAASADIQISSATFGPSSVPFGGVVALDKFDDNGGLHVLKSITFIYDVSMRASVIAESFAGPQVITVGVSGSTNASDGLLFNLGGGIFETADSPVLNDGDIYDFGTIKGIFLDSFSTANAIFFPLYTGAGQTFDVNYSGTGIFGIVGGGNAILDIFDFEAEGTISVIYDYNVIPAPGALALVGLAGLVARRRRN, encoded by the coding sequence ATGAAGAAGATTCTTGCCCTCGGTTCGATGCTTGCGATCTCGGCAGCCGCGTCAGCGGACATCCAGATCAGCAGCGCTACATTTGGCCCGTCGTCGGTTCCCTTCGGTGGAGTCGTTGCCCTCGACAAGTTCGATGACAACGGCGGCCTCCATGTCCTGAAGTCGATCACCTTCATTTACGATGTTTCGATGCGCGCCAGCGTGATCGCGGAGAGCTTCGCCGGTCCGCAGGTCATCACCGTTGGAGTCTCGGGCAGCACGAACGCCAGCGACGGCCTGCTCTTCAACCTCGGCGGCGGCATCTTCGAGACGGCTGATTCGCCCGTGCTCAACGATGGCGACATCTACGACTTCGGCACCATCAAGGGCATTTTCCTCGACAGCTTCTCGACAGCGAACGCGATCTTCTTCCCGCTGTACACCGGCGCCGGCCAGACCTTCGATGTCAACTACAGCGGCACCGGAATCTTCGGCATCGTCGGTGGTGGCAACGCCATTCTCGACATCTTCGACTTCGAGGCCGAGGGCACGATCTCGGTGATCTACGACTACAATGTGATCCCGGCCCCGGGCGCCCTCGCGCTCGTCGGCCTGGCTGGCCTCGTGGCTCGCCGTCGACGCAACTGA
- a CDS encoding 2-amino-4-hydroxy-6-hydroxymethyldihydropteridine diphosphokinase, protein MGEIGADGRRQTAGCATRYRAWIALGSNLGDRRASISDALQRIDRLPGVRVVARSALHETTPVGGPAVQGLYLNAAAELLVTGDGGSATLTGHESPGDVASPAAVAVTLLNALLDIERSLGRERSPGLRNEPRTIDLDLLLMETVAEGDTGAPDGAHASDRLPHTQPAPTAVIIELPELRMPHPRLHERRFVLAPLAEIAPDLTHPTLGLAIRQLLAQLPVEVSRNPR, encoded by the coding sequence ATGGGCGAGATCGGCGCCGACGGCCGTCGCCAGACCGCCGGATGCGCCACGCGGTATCGCGCGTGGATCGCACTCGGCTCGAACCTCGGCGATCGGCGCGCCTCGATCTCCGACGCGCTCCAGCGGATCGATCGGCTGCCCGGCGTGCGCGTCGTGGCCCGCAGCGCACTTCACGAGACGACACCCGTCGGCGGACCCGCCGTGCAGGGGCTCTACCTGAACGCGGCGGCGGAACTGCTTGTCACGGGTGATGGCGGCAGCGCGACACTCACCGGCCATGAGTCGCCCGGCGATGTTGCCTCACCCGCGGCGGTCGCCGTCACTCTGCTCAATGCACTCCTCGACATCGAGCGCTCTCTTGGCCGAGAGCGATCACCCGGACTTCGCAACGAACCTCGCACCATCGATCTCGACCTGCTGCTGATGGAGACCGTGGCCGAAGGCGACACCGGCGCGCCCGACGGGGCACACGCATCCGATCGATTGCCCCACACTCAGCCGGCCCCGACTGCGGTCATCATCGAGCTTCCCGAGCTTCGAATGCCCCACCCTCGGCTTCATGAGCGCCGCTTCGTCCTTGCGCCACTTGCTGAGATTGCTCCGGACCTGACGCATCCGACGCTCGGCCTTGCCATTCGGCAACTCCTGGCACAACTCCCGGTCGAGGTCTCACGAAATCCCCGGTGA